A stretch of Triticum aestivum cultivar Chinese Spring chromosome 1D, IWGSC CS RefSeq v2.1, whole genome shotgun sequence DNA encodes these proteins:
- the LOC123163948 gene encoding uncharacterized protein — MSSTNKISLKLLVDTKSKKVLFAEAGKKFVDFVFSLLTLPVGAVAKLISAGAMHGSIGRLYQSVDDIGGCYLLPGKDKADLLQPKVLHPDTRELLLLQGGVRAGKGQDEDAASSPLARFKIYTCAGYCATATMEAKAACPQCKQAMATEVTFVLPSAAPKAASSSSGGAGGDEGGGYVKGLVTYMVTDGLEVTPMSAISSITLINKFSVNKDVELAEKFVSVGMDEGLGLLKAALRSDTVLSDVFLAKKK; from the coding sequence ATGTCTTCCACCAACAAGATCTCGCTGAAGCTGCTTGTGGACACCAAGTCCAAGAAGGTGCTGTTCGCGGAGGCCGGCAAGAAGTTCGTCGACTTCGTCTTCAGCCTGCTCACGCTCCCCGTCGGCGCCGTCGCCAAGCTCATCTCCGCCGGCGCCATGCACGGCAGCATCGGCCGGCTGTACCAGAGCGTGGACGACATCGGCGGCTGCTACCTGCTCCCCGGCAAGGACAAGGCCGACCTGCTCCAGCCCAAGGTGCTGCACCCGGACACccgcgagctgctgctgctgcagggcggcgtCCGCGCTGGTAAGGGCCAGGATGAGGACGCCGCGTCGTCGCCGCTGGCGAGGTTCAAGATCTACACCTGCGCCGGCTACTGCGCCAcggccaccatggaggccaaggctgCGTGCCCGCAGTGCAAGCAGGCGATGGCCACCGAGGTGACGTTCGTGCTGCCATCCGCCGCGCCCaaggccgcgtcgtcgtcgtctggCGGCGCCGGCGGAGACGAGGGTGGCGGGTACGTGAAGGGGCTCGTGACGTACATGGTGACGGACGGGCTGGAGGTGACCCCCATGTCCGCCATCTCCAGCATCACCCTCATCAACAAGTTCAGCGTCAACAAGGACGTGGAGCTCGCCGAGAAGTTCGTCAGCGTCGGCATGGACGAGGGGCTCGGCCTCCTCAAGGCGGCGCTGCGCTCCGACACCGTGCTCTCCGACGTCTTCCTCGCCAAGAAGAAGTGA